The following proteins are encoded in a genomic region of Zea mays cultivar B73 chromosome 9, Zm-B73-REFERENCE-NAM-5.0, whole genome shotgun sequence:
- the LOC103639185 gene encoding glutathione S-transferase T3, whose translation MRVCQAWLAVSCDPIVNTGQKRQGFWNRITEAYNSRRGSMPERSTKSLMSRWDSIKTQCSTFAGYMMAVLRQNPSGMTDADKTSLAATRFAAVEKKPFHFLHCWSILKDQPKWMDQHMGNQIPPPNPIGTQSNTIDLDGGEDSAPSSFTSKRPLGRDSAKEKAKKQRSENTSSTDSEYLTRMGELSLERLSVYKSVASTEEKKLEFMKKQERQKLILERKKLNLEKMKMERQKVKEETEQEVLILSMDLTKCNPLLRQYYEAKQQEILARVTGSSSSSK comes from the exons ATGAGGGTTTGTCAAGCTTGGTTGGCTGTGAGTTGTGATCCCATTGTCAACACTGGTCAGAAGCGTCAAGGATTTTGGAATCGGATTACAGAGGCATACAACTCTCGCAGAGGATCAATGCCAGAGAGGTCTACAAAATCTCTCATGAGCAGGTGGGACAGTATCAAAACTCAATGTTCTACATTTGCTGGATACATGATGGCTGTGCTTCGACAAAACCCAAGTGGCATGACTGATGCAGATAAG ACATCTCTTGCGGCTACTCGGTTTGCTGCTGTTGAAAAGAAGCCCTTCCATTTCTTACATTGTTGGTCCATATTGAAGGATCAACCAAAATGGATGGACCAGCACATGGGTAACCAGATTCCTCCACCGAACCCTATTGGAACCCAATCCAATACTATTGACTTAGATGGTGGTGAAGACTCAGCTCCATCAAGTTTTACTTCGAAGAGACCGCTTGGTCGTGATTCAGCCaaggaaaaggcaaagaagcaAAGATCAGAGAACACATCATCCACTGATTCGGAGTACCTAACACGGATGGGTGAGCTTTCTTTGGAACGGTTATCTGTGTACAAATCAGTAGCTtcaactgaggagaagaagttgGAGTTCATGAAGAAACAGGAGAGGCAGAAACTCATATTGGAGAGGAAGAAGCTTAATCTAGAGAAGATGAAGATGGAACGACAAAAGGTGAAGGAGGAGACGGAACAGGAGGTACTGATATTGAGCATGGATTTGACAAAATGTAACCCCCTCCTTCGACAGTACTATGAGGCGAAACAACAGGAGATTCTGGCAAGGGTGACTGGAAGCTCGTCGTCAAGCAAGTGA
- the LOC100283571 gene encoding protein binding protein, translating into MEEESVAASRYYCHMCSLIIRPELGIEEVKCPHCHTGFVEEMAGDRRGSDDAAIRGRPPGGEASSNASDAALEREVSLWAPVLMDFIAASSGRHGLDGHGGDLAALARRQYRNIALLQLLNALQEGDTDAGRERVVLMSPADARAMLMGQERGDGAAALGPGGLTLGDLFLGPGLDLLLEYLAETDPNRQGTPPARKEAVAALPTVRVREDFTCPVCLDEVAGGGDAREMPCKHRFHDQCILPWLEMHSSCPVCRHQLPTEEPAEAIGSDRGAGVESSGNARGGGRRHWFSWPFGGLFSQRSSGNSSSS; encoded by the coding sequence ATGGAAGAGGAATCCGTCGCAGCTTCAAGGTACTACTGCCACATGTGCTCGCTGATCATAAGGCCCGAACTGGGCATCGAGGAGGTGAAGTGCCCCCACTGCCACACCGGCTTCGTGGAGGAGATGGCGGGCGACCGGCGAGGCAGCGACGACGCAGCCATCAGAGGCCGTCCTCCCGGCGGCGAGGCGAGCTCTAACGCCTCGGACGCGGCGCTGGAGCGCGAGGTTTCGCTCTGGGCGCCTGTGCTCATGGACTTCATCGCCGCCTCGTCCGGCCGCCACGGCCTCGACGGCCACGGAGGGGACCTCGCCGCTTTGGCGCGAAGGCAGTACCGCAACATCGCCCTCCTGCAGCTGCTCAACGCGCTCCAGGAAGGCGACACCGATGCCGGGCGCGAGCGGGTCGTGCTCATGAGCCCCGCGGACGCGCGCGCCATGCTTATGGGACAAGAGCGAGGGGACGGCGCCGCCGCCCTGGGCCCCGGCGGTCTGACGCTCGGGGACCTGTTCCTCGGCCCGGGGCTGGACTTGCTGCTGGAGTACCTGGCCGAGACCGACCCAAACCGGCAGGGCACGCCGCCGGCCAGGAAGGAGGCCGTGGCCGCGTTGCCGACGGTCCGGGTGCGCGAGGACTTCACCTGCCCCGTGTGCCTGGACGAGGTCGCGGGCGGCGGCGACGCGCGCGAGATGCCGTGCAAGCACCGGTTCCACGACCAGTGCATCCTGCCCTGGCTGGAGATGCACAGCTCCTGCCCCGTGTGCAGGCACCAGCTGCCCACGGAGGAGCCGGCGGAGGCAATTGGCAGCGACAGAGGCGCCGGTGTTGAGTCCAGTGGCaacgcgcgcggcggcgggaggaGGCATTGGTTCTCGTGGCCCTTCGGAGGGTTGTTCTCGCAAAGATCCAGCGGGAACTCCTCGTCGTCCTGA